In Miscanthus floridulus cultivar M001 unplaced genomic scaffold, ASM1932011v1 fs_580_1_2, whole genome shotgun sequence, one genomic interval encodes:
- the LOC136532324 gene encoding uncharacterized protein, which yields MSGRQEPRSKHRHDPALEKYKKARQEMHPRFQPSSRRPTRAASSAAPQYAEGSGSSSSDTDSDEFRVEPREDKKRKSTDRGSDGDSSDEEQEIEEEESPLSDEAASEQETEEQQQARYDRDGRPEKRDSWSWGCSHREKKKVEIIEVSLQKLVRRGLDGVRVFHTLYHRQVAPLVERAQPMWRKKKKVEVAHRKYKKEKEIARRVKARENNSDVESELESEDPTDVDDMVFSEEEESREVVVTSVEHHDPAVMSAGDEREAKSRATVPMLRKCAASTDAAGEWEAKRARSLHPSVASPISSPPATGAIEQARWLEERACTRVSLGLVPVHDS from the exons atgagtggacgacaggagccgaggtccaagcacaggcatgatccagcacttgagaagtacaagaaggcaagacaggagATGCATCCTAGATTCCAGCCGAGCAGCAGGAGGCCTACCagagctgcctctagtgcagcacctcagtatgcagagggatcagggagctcttcttctgacactgattctgatgagttcagagtaGAGCCCAGAGAAGAtaaaaagaggaagagcactgacagaggatctgatggtgacagctcagatgaggagcaggagattgaggaggagga atctcctctatcagatgaagCAGCTAGTGAGcaggagactgaggagcagcagcaggccagatatgatagaga TGGGAGGCCAGAGAAGCGggatagttggtcatggggctgTTCTCAtcgagagaagaagaaggtggagatcattgagGTGTCGCTCCAGAAGCTCGTGCGGCGCggtcttgatggggtgcgggtgttccacaccctctaccaccgCCAAGTTGCTCCATTAGTGGAGAGGGCACAACCCATGTGGAG gaagaaaaagaaagtcGAGGTGGCTCACCGGAAgtataagaaggagaaggagattgccCGACGCGTGAAGGCCAGGGAAAATAATAGTGACGTCGAGTctgagctcgagtcagaggatcccacagatgtggatgacatggttttctctgaggaggaggaaagccgggaggttgttgtgacctcggtggagcatcatGACCCTGCGGTGATGTCTGCTGGCGATGAGCGGGAGGCGAAGAGCCGTGCCACGGTTCCTATGCTGAGGAAGTGTGCGGCGAGCACAGACGCCGCCGGCGAATGGGAGGCAAAGCGGGCGCGGTCACTGCACCCCTCGGTGGCGTCGCCGATCTCGTCCCCACCTGCCACGGGTGCGATCGAGCAAGCCAGGTGGTTAGAGGAGCGAGCTTGCACCCGTGTGTCGCTGGGACTAGTGCCAGTGCACGACTCGTAG